TGGTTTCTGCAACCATcacattcttatatttttttttctggttttctcTCAATCAAACAAGTCTCTAAAGATTTTCAATTCCATAAACCACAAAAGTCTATGTTCGCTAGCTAGTCACTGACAACTCATGAATTCTTCTTGTAGGCTTTTGACATTTCTTTAGTTTTTCGTCCATGTCTACGTCCATGTTTAGCTATGATTACTGATAGCAAGTTAGCAACAGCTTTTATAAACCACTGAATTGAGTTATAGAGCTTGAAGAATAGAGAAAATCGAAATTCTGATGCACATTTTAATTACAAAGTAAAATAATGATAGTCCGCATTGAACTTTAATTCTctatcttttaaaacaaaagtcttGTATATGCACACGGACGATCTCTAATTATTGATATTCGATGAACAGATTCCGAAAAGATcctaaaaaaccaaaacagttGAATTTAGTCGTTAGTATTAGTCAGTCATCCATCTCCTTAAtacaactctttttttcttgaagttcttctatttttaaatttaaggcAAGCAATAAATACAGTGAAGTGAACGTACCTCCATGGAAAATCCCCTGGTAATAGCCAGTCACCCTCTTTCCCTTGGAAGGTGAATGCATAGTTTGTATCTTCTCTCTCACAATCTTCATCTGATAAATTTAGATTCAATTGTACGGTAATCTTTAATTAGaagttttgttctgttttcaaGTGTTTATACGTTTTCTTTTACTTAATAAGTAGTTTAGTACTCACATTGGGTAAACATGGTGATCAAGGAGTCAGTGAGCGACTCGTAAGAGTTGAAAAGCTTGATATCCACCTTTCTTGCTATTGCCACACCTTCCATCTTAACTTTTACATACATTGATGATCTCGATGATGTTGTCGATGATGATCCAACGCTTTCAACTGTAGCCATTCGATTGTTCATCACTGTGATCCTCCTACCATGATGATGATATGGGCAATGATGGTGATTACGACTATGACGATGATGATAACTACGATATTTTATCATACATGATTTTACTGGTGGCCATCCCACGACTTCGCTATTTTCCTCCTCACTATattaccaaaattaattaaatgtttatcaaaatttacaaattatgcCTCCCCATTGAGTTAACTACAACATCTTAagattttctttatcttttgatAACAACAATCTTAAGGTTTTTTCAGAAACTTAGAAGTCAAATTATTATAGATATAATAATGGTAGATATGTAATTACTTTAACCTAATATGTTAGTTACTCACTCGTAAACAGTTGAAGACTCGGATTCCAAAGGATCTTCGTCTTCCTCGTTGGGCTGACCATTCAAGGCAAACACACTTGGTTTTGGTACATAACATCCTTCTTCGATATTCAACCTAAACGTCGCCTCAAAATGTAGGTTTTCGCTATCCAAACAAGAGGCAGTACTACCGTCGATGGCACAGTGCTTGTTGAGGTCAAAGTCAAACCCTAACTTGGCAGAGTTAGTATGAGGCGAAAGAGAGAGACCAAGATCCAACTCCATTTGAATGCAGCTTCGTCTTTGATGAAAAGAAAAGCTTGTGTCCTTTTGTTATTGGCTTTGGGAGAAAGTTGTGTACGTAGGGTTGGTGCTTAATTAAAGGATCATGGGTATTCCCTATTTATAGTAAAAGGAAAGGGGACAAAAGTCAAGGAGGGATCCATGGCTTTATCATAAAATACACATAGAATATATATGTAACTCACTTACTCACACATTATATACTATATCATCTAagtaaccaatcaaaatattagATGCCAATAATTTTTGTCGTTGAATCCTAAATTATATCAGTTCACATAGTTTCGTGGACCAAAATCTACAAGATACAgttgactaaaaaaaatcttatcttcATCCTCAGTTTCATCGTATTTCAACAGGATTGAAAATACATTTACATATAGAGACAAAAAGGCATTTATCCCATTGTCATTATTGTGTAACGCGTTAATACTCGTCCGAATCAAGATTAATTTTATGCAAATTCAATAACAATTATCAtcctaaatatatatgtaggaAATTTTAGGGGGATGCTAAAGAGTTTTgaattgctttgttttttttcctcttgtATATAGAATTTATGGCTTTCACGTTAAGCGAAAGGTAGTGAGGAAGTTGCTAGTTCTccgaaaggaaaaaaaaaagtattttgggCGAGAAGTAATGACTTCCGACATCGATTAAGTTTGGGTCGGCCAATATCCCAACATTGATGCGAacatattttcaattattttatcccttgttttagaaattgctaggcgctagtcgggtgGTCAGGATGGACCTAGCGCCTAGCGAAAAAATCGGAGATTAACCGGgaattaatcggggactagtttttaggttattttattaaattaatagtaaattaaaaatatatagtactaaatatatgtataattatgtttatgtgaaaataaaaatatcaaataaaatataaagctatagtattgtctttaaagttacggtaaaaacataaaaacgtaatattaagaaaaaaaataatgattttaattaaaaatttgtacattagttattgtaaaacatcataaactcttaatttaaatgtctaaataacagaaatatatatatttgatttatatttggctccaaaaatcatcggtatatacaaaattatgcgGGAATTAATCGGATTAGACGGTATAATCGGATAATGGATGCTATGCGggaattagtcattaatcgagacAGAAAGGGTGGGCCTAGCGATTTTATGGGACGTAATCAGTATTAggcggggatttttaaaacatggatTTTATCTCACTAAATTCTTATGCTTTTCTAATTTACACACatcttataaatattatttttataaccaaCATCAATTTTATGATCTTAACtaagataacttttttttttattacggTTCACACACTAATATGTTAACTTTGGATTATAATAGACAACAACATAATTACAAACGACAATAATTTTGAATGCTAGTCATTAGGTAATTGCTAGTACATAGATTAAAGATTGTGAAAAGATCAGAAGAATATAAACCGAAGAATTGACCAGCAATTTGTTGCTAACTTTGGTATATTGGCGTCACTAACTCAATTTTGTCGCAATAATCCAATCAACaatacttaaataaaaaaatcaaagcaggtactaaaaaacatgataaaagTACATGTATACAAAGGAAAAAGAAGGATTTGTGAAAGGTCACATGATTCAACGAATTTAGCCTCCAACATCAAACcaacataaatattattaatagaCAAGTTTGGTTAATGTTGGAACGGACAACGCCccatatttttgtttacattctatgtttctaattttaaattttggttttcgcACGGAAATAGTGGAATTTAAGAATCTTTTTATCCAATAATCAATATGATTTGAAATACTTCAATTTAGTAGCGaactcagatttttttttttcagcttgtCATACATTTTGTTAACCTTTTAAGAGACAACTATCACTAGACACTTATAGCTTGATTCACTATACAAATTTTGAGTACTTCACCAGTTGCAAATATTTGGGACAGAGTTTGATCAACTTATGAATAAGTAAAGTGTTTGTCCATCCAGAGTATGAGTTCACTACCATATTTGGGAAGGAACAAATTTACTATTTGGTCGAGCCGAATTAGTTACTTAATAccagcaaaaaaataaaataaacaacaataaaGACTAAGAAATTACAGTAAATAAAGGTTAGAAAGATATTGTATTGGTTCAACTTTTTAATAgtcttctatttcttttactttaatattatatacttatatttttgttgtgaGCATGACATTGACATatgctttgtttctgtttaagATTAAATACTGTTGGTAAAAGGATATATGCTAGGCCTAACACCAATATTGTAACTTAACCCACAACCTCTTCTAAGAAATATTTTCGTAAGATATGAATTTGGATTTACGAAAGTGACTATTGAGTAAGAAGGTCTATATcacatattaataataaaatttggttGGTCTCTTCATGTTTTCTAGATCAACCAAGCAGATGAGAGGAGGGGGAAATATCAACGTGAATGTCACGTGAACAGAGTCGTGCGTGCGTGACTACTCGTGCCGTAGTGTCGGGTCGACCACTGAAGTAATGGGCCTTAAAAGTTGAAGGACCATATGGCTGGCTCTTGTGGGAACCACTTTCACTTAGTCTAGCTCGTCGGATCGATCTTCTTTTGTTActattttatatagaaaatcagcaaaaaaaacttatcaaacAACAAAGAGAGAATATTCTCACTGCAAACTTTTCGTTTTTacttctttaattattttgttcttgttcttgttgttgttgtaaattgtaaaattatcATATATGTCATGACGATTAGTATGTGCTTCATTCTACACTATCcctgtaataaaaaaaaaagatatataatagtCACCTAATATACCGACAACAAACCTAATCCACTTGAAAATCCAAGATCTATAAAATTGAAAAGTCTTTTGAGATATAAAGATGCACGTGGTAGGAAACGGTAAAGGATAGAAAGTGTTTGTTTGGGGGGACAAACAAGTGTTAGTAAAAGGGGAAGTGAATGAGAGTTTctctttaaactcaaaaaaacaCACTGGAGAACAGAGTTTGAGTGCTGTTCGGGACAGCTTTGCCTTGATATCTTGTCTCCATCAAGTTGTAAATACCAAAGTCTTATCTTGTTTCTTCTATGTCTCCTCAACTACTGATTTACGAACCGTACCACAAAATCTCCCCCATTCATGCATATTCATCGAATTTGGTATGAGATTGTGTTGATTAATCACCTACCATATTAGTCAATAGTACTAGGGTTCAAAATCATTTCACTACAATTTCAAATCAATCATACTGACCACTATAAAAGCACTAAACTAATATCAGCGGACTCTTTCATAAACCCCGGGTATTAGTCATTGCTAACCacatttttttcaacaatatttaatcataataatttgatgaaaatatgataaataaacaatttacTTTTCATAATCCAAAGTTCACGATGGGAATGTATTACTTACTAGTAGAGAGAGGAAAAGCATAGATGAACAGAAATCGAACTAAGTCGGATCCAATCAGGCTTAGGACATCATTTAAAATGGGCTTTAATACTATTGGGCCTTGATCCACGAGAAGAAAAAACACGTGACATTTTCCCACTTTGATAATGATTGCCAAAAACAGAggtgttttttaatttttccttaAAACATTTTCCCGTGTCTTCTACGGTCAGTTCGGTGACGCAAATTTCTCCGGCCCGGTAGTTGGAGGAGAACATAGAGACGgcgaacgaagaagaagacgaagagcgTGGAGAGAGTCTACCTCTCTCGACGACGATGAGGAATACTAACCCTGTTCTTCCGGTTTCCGATTCTCCTCTTGCCGGCGAGGATGATAGCGACGGTAAAGGTGTCGACGATCGGCTTTTTAAAGGATCCGCCATGACCAAACGTGGCGCTTACGCTGCTCTTTCTTACATGGCCTGTGCTGGTAATTTCCTCGATTTCACGCTGTTTTCGAGTAGATGATATAGAGTAAGGGTCCAGTTCTCGGATTCGATTCCCTTAGATTCTGTAGTTCCTGGTTAAATCCAATTTCTGATCTCTCCTGAGATTGATGCAATAGTCCGTGACGAAGATTTAGATTTGTTTGCTCTGTTAATGTTCATTCATTTCGAATCTCTTATATAATTTAGTGATCTTGCATACACAATCGCGTTGTTGAGTACTCTAGGGAAATCTCATtgtgtagttgttgttgtaatgtgGCAAATATGAATATGGTTCACTGTTTTGATGTTTAATCAGATGTGTCTTCAAATTTATGTATTGGCAttgacatttgtttttttcttttctttgttgttaaTTCACAGTTATGCTGGTGCTGTTCAATAAAGCAGCTCTATCTTCCTACGAGTTCCCGTGTGTAAACGTTATCACGTTATTCCAGGTTTTGTACAGAGCTTCTCTTTTTGCAGCTTCACTTATGCGCTATAGAAAAGGTAATGTGGTAAATTAGCTTGGCACTTTTTGTTTTCCACAGATGGTTTCCTCTAGCTTGTTTTTATATGCTTTGAGGCGCAGGAGGATCATCTCTTTCACAGCTGCTGattctttttctattgataATGCCTCGACTTTTGTGCCATTGAAGACATTGCTTCACACCCTTCCTCTAGCAATTTCCTATCTTCTGTACATGGTAACCATTTTACTGAACAATCTTGGCAATAATTTTGCTCTTGTTTGGGTTTTGCAAGTAGTGATtgatcacaatttttttttgatgtatatcTCCTGAAAGCTAGCTTCTATGGCATCTGTTAGAGGGGTAAATGTTCCCATGTATACCACGCTTAGACGTACTACGGTGGCATTTACTATGGTGATTGAGTACATGCTCACAGGTCAGAGATATACTCGGTCTATCATTGGAAGGTGAATCACAGTTTATTCATACTAGTTTCTGCTTGTACATAATGGATATCTATTCTATTGTCTACTCAAGTTAAATAGTTTCCATAAGTATTCAGATTCTGACTTTAATAGTATCCTTTAGGAAGAAATAAATCCTTGTTTTGATCAAAATAGACAAGACTTAAGATTGAGGAGTACGTTAGAGATAATGGTAGCCTTACGCTTATTCTGTATGTTACATGTCCCAGAGGCATATGTGAATCCAGCTGATGTACTTAcgtgatataatattttatgtctTTCCATTATACTCGGTCTATCATTGGAAGGTGAATTACAGTTTATTCATACTAGTTTCTGGTTGTACATAATGGATATCTATTCTCTACTCaagttaaataattttcataaagtGTTCAGATTCCGAGTCGAATAGTATCCTTTAGGAAGAAATAAATCCTTGTTTTGATCAAAATAGACAAGCCTTAAGATTGAGGAGTATGTTAGAGATAATGGTAGCCTTATGCTTATTCTGTATGTTACATATCCCAGAGGCATATGTGAATCTAGCTGATGAACTTACGTGATATGCCTCTCATTTAAAAGTACATAATATTACCTATAAAACGAGAATCATGGAAGTTGATCCTTATATGCACAACTAAGCTCTCGTAAAATTGATGTCAGTGTCGGCGTCATCATACTTGGCGCATTGTTTGCTGGAGCTAGGGACTTGTCGTTTGATTTTTATGGGTATGGTGTTGTTTTCTTAGCCAACATAGCAACAGCAGTATATCTAGCAACCATTGCCCGGACTGGTACACTAGTCACCTGTTTTCTGCATAAATTGGtttactacttttttttcctGCCTGTTTGGAATCTTTCTTACTTAACTCAAGTCTGGTTCTCCAATCTCCAGGGAAATCAAGTGGCTTGAATAGCTTTGGCCTTATGTGGTGCAATGGTAATCTGAACAGATAACAAAATTGACCTAAACTCCCAAGACTTCCTTtgaatttttgagattttcaaTTATAGGAATCATATGCGGACCAATATTGATGATTTGGACATTTATTTGCGGTGACTTGGAGAAGACAATTAACTTTCCTCATCTTTTATCTCCTGGTTTCATGGTACCGTAAATCAGTATCTGCTATAGATCTGTCCACTTTTGCGTTTGTGATACTGATGATTTCTTTTCCTGTTATGTTGTGACCACCCAGATTGTGTTACTCTGCT
The sequence above is a segment of the Camelina sativa cultivar DH55 chromosome 10, Cs, whole genome shotgun sequence genome. Coding sequences within it:
- the LOC104716957 gene encoding auxin-responsive protein IAA29-like isoform X4; translated protein: MELDLGLSLSPHTNSAKLGFDFDLNKHCAIDGSTASCLDSENLHFEATFRLNIEEGCYVPKPSVFALNGQPNEEDEDPLESESSTVYERITVMNNRMATVESVGSSSTTSSRSSMYVKVKMEGVAIARKVDIKLFNSYESLTDSLITMFTQYEDCEREDTNYAFTFQGKEGDWLLPGDFPWRIFSESVHRISIIRDRPCAYTRLLF
- the LOC104716957 gene encoding auxin-responsive protein IAA29-like isoform X2; translated protein: MELDLGLSLSPHTNSAKLGFDFDLNKHCAIDGSTASCLDSENLHFEATFRLNIEEGCYVPKPSVFALNGQPNEEDEDPLESESSTVYDEEENSEVVGWPPVKSCMIKYRSYHHRHSRNHHHCPYHHHGRRITVMNNRMATVESVGSSSTTSSRSSMYVKVKMEGVAIARKVDIKLFNSYESLTDSLITMFTQYEDCEREDTNYAFTFQGKEGDWLLPGDFPWRIFSESVHRISIIRDRPCAYTRLLF
- the LOC104716957 gene encoding auxin-responsive protein IAA29-like isoform X3 gives rise to the protein MELDLGLSLSPHTNSAKLGFDFDLNKHCAIDGSTASCLDSENLHFEATFRLNIEEGCYVPKPSVFALNGQPNEEDEDPLESESSTVYERITVMNNRMATVESVGSSSTTSSRSSMYVKVKMEGVAIARKVDIKLFNSYESLTDSLITMFTQYEDCEREDTNYAFTFQGKEGDWLLPGDFPWRYVHFTVFIACLKFKNRRTSRKKELY
- the LOC104716957 gene encoding auxin-responsive protein IAA29-like isoform X1, which gives rise to MELDLGLSLSPHTNSAKLGFDFDLNKHCAIDGSTASCLDSENLHFEATFRLNIEEGCYVPKPSVFALNGQPNEEDEDPLESESSTVYDEEENSEVVGWPPVKSCMIKYRSYHHRHSRNHHHCPYHHHGRRITVMNNRMATVESVGSSSTTSSRSSMYVKVKMEGVAIARKVDIKLFNSYESLTDSLITMFTQYEDCEREDTNYAFTFQGKEGDWLLPGDFPWRYVHFTVFIACLKFKNRRTSRKKELY
- the LOC104716958 gene encoding UDP-N-acetylglucosamine/UDP-glucose/GDP-mannose transporter-like; protein product: MRNTNPVLPVSDSPLAGEDDSDGKGVDDRLFKGSAMTKRGAYAALSYMACAVMLVLFNKAALSSYEFPCVNVITLFQMVSSSLFLYALRRRRIISFTAADSFSIDNASTFVPLKTLLHTLPLAISYLLYMLASMASVRGVNVPMYTTLRRTTVAFTMVIEYMLTGQRYTRSIIGSVGVIILGALFAGARDLSFDFYGYGVVFLANIATAVYLATIARTGKSSGLNSFGLMWCNGIICGPILMIWTFICGDLEKTINFPHLLSPGFMIVLLCSCVLAFFLNYSIFLNTTLNSALTQTICGNMKDLFTVGLGWIVFGGLPFDLMNVIGQILGFFGSGLYAYYKIIGR